In Arthrobacter alpinus, a single window of DNA contains:
- a CDS encoding DegV family protein codes for MTERAAARQWLRQQVHRLRPATAGPKPRIAVVTDSAAALPPVWAARAAAQGLLTVVPMPVIIGQDVYSDDDAELEAHISLALAAGKSVKTSRPSPGQFERAYARAADAGFSAVLSLHISGKLSGTWEAARLAAERSPIPVEVFDTGTVGMGQGVGVQAAVAVALNGGTAEDVLKAATAAVGSTSVYFYVPSLEQLRRGGRISMASSWLGTVLDIKPILGIRDGAVVPLEKVRFAAKAVARLEALAVAEITSRGASGTQVSVHHFGNEAQGRTVVESLEGAFPDLASSTLTRLPAVLAAHAGLGVVVIVVADALELGLLQRVRPARA; via the coding sequence ATGACAGAACGCGCTGCGGCACGGCAATGGCTGCGCCAACAGGTTCACCGCCTGCGCCCCGCTACCGCAGGACCCAAGCCGAGGATTGCCGTTGTGACTGACTCGGCTGCGGCCCTGCCACCTGTTTGGGCGGCGAGGGCGGCAGCCCAAGGATTGCTAACGGTTGTGCCCATGCCGGTGATCATCGGCCAGGATGTCTACTCCGATGACGACGCCGAACTCGAGGCGCACATTTCCCTCGCCTTGGCAGCCGGGAAGTCAGTCAAGACCTCCAGACCATCACCTGGCCAGTTCGAGCGAGCCTATGCAAGGGCCGCGGACGCAGGCTTCTCCGCCGTTCTCTCCTTGCATATCTCCGGAAAACTTTCAGGAACCTGGGAAGCAGCCCGGTTGGCCGCTGAGCGGTCGCCGATCCCTGTTGAAGTGTTTGACACGGGAACCGTGGGCATGGGCCAAGGCGTGGGTGTCCAAGCAGCTGTTGCGGTGGCGTTGAACGGCGGGACGGCCGAGGACGTACTAAAAGCGGCTACCGCGGCTGTTGGCAGCACATCCGTGTATTTCTATGTGCCGAGCCTGGAGCAACTTCGGCGTGGTGGCCGCATCAGCATGGCGTCCTCCTGGTTGGGCACCGTCCTGGACATCAAGCCAATCCTGGGGATCAGGGACGGTGCCGTGGTGCCATTGGAAAAGGTGCGGTTTGCCGCCAAAGCCGTGGCCAGGCTGGAGGCCCTGGCAGTAGCCGAGATCACCTCGCGCGGAGCGTCCGGCACTCAGGTAAGCGTGCATCATTTCGGCAATGAAGCTCAAGGGCGAACTGTCGTTGAATCGCTGGAGGGGGCTTTCCCGGACTTAGCCAGCTCAACGTTGACGAGGCTTCCGGCGGTTCTGGCAGCTCACGCAGGGCTCGGCGTGGTAGTAATTGTTGTCGCTGACGCCTTGGAGCTAGGCCTGTTGCAGCGCGTTCGGCCCGCGAGAGCCTAA